The genomic window GGGTGATATGTACAAGATCGTTGAAAAGACAAAGATCGCAGAATCTAATTTCTTGATGAAAATTGAAGCGCCCAAGATTGCCAGTAAGAGAAAGGCCGGACAATTTGTCATGCTTCGCATAGATGAACCGGGGGAAAGAATACCCTTAACCATTGCCGGATCCGATACCGTTCGCGGCACCATTACGATCATCTTCCAGGTTGCAGGCGATACGACCCGGCAGTTGTCCACCTTAAACGCCGGTGATTACTTGCTTGATGTCGTAGGGCCATTAGGACATCCAACCCACATTGAAAATTTTGGAACCGTGGTCTGTATTGGCGGTGGTCTGGGTATTGCCCTGGTGATGCCAATCGCTCAGGCGCTCCATGATGCCGGCAATACGTTAATATCTATTATTAGCGCAAGAAACAAGGATTTGCTGATTTGCGAAAAGGAGATGGAGGCGTGCAGCAACGAGTTCATGGTCGCCACGGACGATGGCTCCAAAGGCATCAAGGGCTTTCCCACGCAAATACTCCAGGATATGATTAACAAGGGCAGGAAGATTGACGTTGTTTTCGCCGTAGGACCGGTGCCGCTCATGGCTGCTGTCAGCAAACTCACAAAACCGTATAACATTAAGACGATCGTGAGTCTGAATCCTATTATGGTGGATGGGACCGGCATGTGCGGCTGTTGCAGGGTCTTAATCGATAATAAGCCCAAGTTTGTCTGTGTGGACGGTCCGGAGTTTGACGGACACCAGGTGGATTATGAAAATTTATCACAGCGTTTGAAAACTTACGCAAACAAAGAACCGCGCGTGCCCAGTGTAAGCCAGGATAGTTCCTGCTGGAAACCGCCGGAAGACCGGGCGGGCACGGTTCACAAACCCGCCGTCTCAATGCATGCCTCTGAAGGACATGCCGTTATTGATCAACTGGCCGCGGGTCTTTCTGGTGCCGAGGCGGGCGGAGGAAAACCGGCCGCAAGGAAGATGGGCGCTATCCCGCGGCAGAAGATGCCGGAACAGGAGCCCAAAAACAGAATAAAGAATTTTGAGGAGGTGCCGCACGGATACACCCCGGAAATGGCCCGGCAGGAGGCGCTGCGATGCCTGCAGTGTAAGAAACCCCTGTGCTGTGACGGGTGTCCGGTAAGCATTGATATTCCCGGATTTATCAAGCTCATTGCCGAAGGCGATTTTCTTGCCGCGGCAAAGAAGATTAAAGAGACAAACGCCCTGCCCGCCGTTTGTGGCCGGGTATGTCCGCAGGAAGATCAATGTGAGAAGGTGTGTATTGTCGGCAAGAAATTCAAACCGGTGGCCATTGGGAATCTGGAACGTTTTGTGGCTGATTATGAACGAAACCACGGCGCCGTGGAAATACCAACGATACCGGAGAAGACCGGTTATAAGGTAGCCATTGTCGGCGCTGGCCCCGCAGGCCTTGCCTGTGCGGGCGAGTTAATCAAGATGGGGCACGACGTAACGATATTCGAGGCGTTGCATAAGGCCGGAGGCGTGCTGGTCTACGGGATTCCGGAATTCAGATTACCCAAGACGATTGTAGCCTCCGAGGTGGAGTACCTCCGGAAATTAGGAGTCAGGGTCGAGCTGAATGCCGTTGTTGGCAAGGCGCAAACGGTGGATGACTTATTGCAGAACGGTTTCGACGCCGTCTTTGTTGGCACCGGCGCCGGATTGCCCATGTTTATGGGAATTCCGGGAGAAAACCTGAACGGCGTTTATTCCGCGAACGAGTACCTGACCAGGGTAAACCTGATGAGGGCGTATAATACAACCTACGCCACTCCTATTGCCATGCGAAAGAATGTGGCCGTGATAGGAGCCGGAAACGTTGCCATGGACGCAGCCCGGACGGCGTTGCGCCTGGGCGCGGAGAATGTGTACATCGTGTACCGGCGTTCCCGGGAAGAAATGCCTGCAAGAGTTGAAGAAATTCACCATGGAGAAGAAGAAGGTTTGCAGTTCAGGTTCCTCACAAATCCTATACGGATCTTAGGGGATGAAAAAGGCTGGGTCAAAGGCCTGGAGTGCGTGCGCATGGAGCTGGGAGAACCAGATGAATCCGGGAGAAGGCGTCCCATCCCGGTGAAGGGATCGGAGTTTGTGATCGACGTCGAGTGTCTGATCATGTCCATTGGCAACGGCCCCAATCCCCTGGTTCAATCCACGACACCCGATATCCAGGTAAATAAATGGGGCAATATTGTCGCAGATCCGGAGACGTGCAAGACGAGCAAGGAAGGGGTCTTTGCTGGCGGCGACATCGTGACGGGCGCTGCAACCGTAATCCTGGCCATGGGCGCAGGCAAAAAGGCGGCAAAGGCGATTGACGCCTATGTAAGGTCGAAAAAACCGGTCGCCATGGCGAGCTAG from Candidatus Brocadia sp. includes these protein-coding regions:
- a CDS encoding bifunctional dihydroorotate dehydrogenase B NAD binding subunit/NADPH-dependent glutamate synthase; the encoded protein is MYKIVEKTKIAESNFLMKIEAPKIASKRKAGQFVMLRIDEPGERIPLTIAGSDTVRGTITIIFQVAGDTTRQLSTLNAGDYLLDVVGPLGHPTHIENFGTVVCIGGGLGIALVMPIAQALHDAGNTLISIISARNKDLLICEKEMEACSNEFMVATDDGSKGIKGFPTQILQDMINKGRKIDVVFAVGPVPLMAAVSKLTKPYNIKTIVSLNPIMVDGTGMCGCCRVLIDNKPKFVCVDGPEFDGHQVDYENLSQRLKTYANKEPRVPSVSQDSSCWKPPEDRAGTVHKPAVSMHASEGHAVIDQLAAGLSGAEAGGGKPAARKMGAIPRQKMPEQEPKNRIKNFEEVPHGYTPEMARQEALRCLQCKKPLCCDGCPVSIDIPGFIKLIAEGDFLAAAKKIKETNALPAVCGRVCPQEDQCEKVCIVGKKFKPVAIGNLERFVADYERNHGAVEIPTIPEKTGYKVAIVGAGPAGLACAGELIKMGHDVTIFEALHKAGGVLVYGIPEFRLPKTIVASEVEYLRKLGVRVELNAVVGKAQTVDDLLQNGFDAVFVGTGAGLPMFMGIPGENLNGVYSANEYLTRVNLMRAYNTTYATPIAMRKNVAVIGAGNVAMDAARTALRLGAENVYIVYRRSREEMPARVEEIHHGEEEGLQFRFLTNPIRILGDEKGWVKGLECVRMELGEPDESGRRRPIPVKGSEFVIDVECLIMSIGNGPNPLVQSTTPDIQVNKWGNIVADPETCKTSKEGVFAGGDIVTGAATVILAMGAGKKAAKAIDAYVRSKKPVAMAS